The Amycolatopsis nigrescens CSC17Ta-90 genomic interval GCGGATGTAGGAGCCGTCCGGTCGACGCCGCTCCTTACGCGTGCGGACGATGACGGCCTTGACCACGTCGCCCTTCTTCACCCCGGCAGCCGGGATGGCGTCCTTCACGGTGGCGACGATGATGTCGCCGATGCCCGCGTAGCGCCGCCCCGAACCGCCGAGCACACGGATGCAGAGAATCTCCTTGGCACCCGTGTTGTCGGCGACTCGCAGTCGCGACTCCTGCTGGATCACGTCAACTCCTGGTATGTCACGCCGGTTCTGGGTTCGATCCCAGCCTTGCGGAACTGAAGAGAACCTTGCGGCTCTCTGCTTACTTGGCCTTCTCGACGATGCGCACCAAGCGCCAGCGCTTGGTCGCCGACAGCGGACGGGTCTCCATCAGGATGACCTTGTCGCCGACGCCGGCGGTGTTCTCCTCGTCATGCGCCTTGACCTTGCTCGTGCTCCGGAGAACCTTCGCGTAACGCGCGTGCTTCTTGCGGTCCTCGAGCTCGACCACGATCGTCTTGCTCATCTTGTCCGAGACGACGTAGCCCTCACGGATCTTGCGGTAGTTCCGGCCGGACTCGGCGCTCAGCACCGGCTCCTTGGCGAGCTCTTCAGGCTGCTCACTCATGCCGCACCCTCACTCTCGGCATCATCGGGGGAAACAGACAGCCCGAGTTCGCGCTCGCGCATCACGGTGTAGATCCGCGCGATGTCCGTGCGAACCGTCCGCAGCCTGCGGTTGTTGTCCAGCTGCCCGGTGGCCATCTGGAAGCGCAGGTTGAACAGCTCCTCCTTGGCCTCCTTCAGACGCAGCACGAGCTCCTCAGCAGTGAGCTCACGAAGTTCTGACGCCGCAACGCCTGCTGCTTTCGCCATCAGAACTCACCACCTTCACGGGTCACGATTCGGCACTTCATCGGCAGTTTGTGGATCGCGCGGCGCAACGCCTCGCGGGCCGTCTCCTCGTTCGGGAAGCTGATCTCGAACATCACACGACCCGGCTTGACGTTGGCCACCCACCACTCCGGCGAGCCCTTACCGGAACCCATCCGGGTTTCCGCGGGCTTCTTGGTCAGCGGGCGGTCCGGGAAGATGGTGGTCCACACCTTGCCGCCACGCTTGATGTGCCGGGTCATGGCGATACGAGCGGCCTCGATCTGCCTGTTGGTCACATAGCTGTGCTCAAGCGCCTGAATGCCGTACTCGCCCCAAGTCACGTTGGTGCCGCCCTTGGCGGCGCCGGCGCGCTTCGGAGAGTGCTGCTTCCGGTGCTTGACCTTGCGCGGGATGAGCACTTCTCAGCCCTCCGTCTTCTCTGCCGTGTCCGGCGAAGCGACCGCGGGCGCGGTGTCAGCGGCGGGCGCGGCCTTCTCGGCCTGCGCGGCCCGGCCTGCCTCGGTCGAGGTCGCGGTGGTGCCCGACGCGCCGGAACGACGCGGGCGAG includes:
- the rplN gene encoding 50S ribosomal protein L14 translates to MIQQESRLRVADNTGAKEILCIRVLGGSGRRYAGIGDIIVATVKDAIPAAGVKKGDVVKAVIVRTRKERRRPDGSYIRFDENAAVLIKNDNEPRGTRIFGPVGRELRDRKFMKIISLAPEVL
- the rpsQ gene encoding 30S ribosomal protein S17; translation: MSEQPEELAKEPVLSAESGRNYRKIREGYVVSDKMSKTIVVELEDRKKHARYAKVLRSTSKVKAHDEENTAGVGDKVILMETRPLSATKRWRLVRIVEKAK
- the rpmC gene encoding 50S ribosomal protein L29, which encodes MAKAAGVAASELRELTAEELVLRLKEAKEELFNLRFQMATGQLDNNRRLRTVRTDIARIYTVMRERELGLSVSPDDAESEGAA
- the rplP gene encoding 50S ribosomal protein L16, producing the protein MLIPRKVKHRKQHSPKRAGAAKGGTNVTWGEYGIQALEHSYVTNRQIEAARIAMTRHIKRGGKVWTTIFPDRPLTKKPAETRMGSGKGSPEWWVANVKPGRVMFEISFPNEETAREALRRAIHKLPMKCRIVTREGGEF